The sequence below is a genomic window from Kitasatospora kifunensis.
GCGTGCTCACCGAGCCCGACATCATCGGTGCGATCAAGTACCTGGTGAAGCTGCACGCGGGCGAGACCGAGTGGCGTGACGACGAGGGCCGCGACATCGTGGTCGAGGTCGACGACATCGACCACTTCGGCAACCGCCGTCTGCGCAACGTCGGCGAGCTCATCCAGAACCAGGTCCGTACCGGCCTGGCCCGGATGGAGCGCGTCGTGCGCGAGCGCATGACCACCCAGGACGTCGAGGCGATCACGCCGCAGACCCTGATCAACATCCGGCCGGTCGTCGCCTCCATCAAGGAGTTCTTCGGCACCAGCCAGCTGTCCCAGTTCATGGACCAGACGAACCCGCTGTCGGGCCTGACCCACAAGCGTCGTCTGTCCGCGCTGGGCCCCGGTGGTCTGTCCCGTGAGCGGGCCGGCTTCGAGGTCCGTGACGTGCACCCCTCGCACTACGGGCGCATGTGTCCCATCGAGACCCCTGAAGGCCCGAACATCGGTCTGATCGGGTCGCTGGCCTCGTACGGCCGGGTGAACGCCTTCGGCTTCATCGAGACCCCGTACCGCAAGGTCGTCGACGGCATCGTCACCGAGCAGGTGGACTACCTGACCGCTGACGAGGAGGACCGCTACGTCATCGCGCAGGCCAACGCGCCGCTGACCGAGGACCTGCACTTCGCCGAGCCCCGCGTGCTGGTGCGTCGCCGTGGCGGCGAGATCGACTACATCCCGGGCACCGAGATCGACTACATGGACGTCTCGCCGCGCCAGATGGTGTCGGTCGCGACCGCCATGATCCCCTTCCTCGAGCACGACGACGCCAACCGCGCGCTCATGGGCTCGAACATGATGCGCCAGGCCGTCCCGCTGCTGCGCAGCGAGGCGCCCGTGGTCGGCACCGGCATGGAGTACCGCTGCGCCGTCGACGCCCAGGACGTCATCACCGCCGAGAAGGCCGGTGTGGTCCAGGAGGTCTCGGCCGACTACGTCACCGTGGCCAACGACGACGGCACGTACAACACGTACCGCGCCGCCAAGTTCACCCGCTCGAACCAGGGCACCGCCTTCAACCAGAAGGTGCTCGTGGACGAGGGCGTGCGGGTCGAGGTCGGCCAGGTGCTGGCCGACGGCCCGTGCACCGACGAGGGCGAGATGGCGCTGGGCAAGAACCTGCTCGTCGCCTTCATGTCCTGGGAGGGTCACAACTACGAGGACGCGATCATCCTGTCGCAGCGCCTCGTGCAGGACGACGTCCTCTCCTCGATCCACATCGAGGAGCACGAGGTCGACGCCCGTGACACCAAGCTGGGCCCGGAGGAGATCACTCGGGACATCCCGAACGTCTCCGAGGAGGTCCTCGCCGACCTCGACGAGCGCGGCATCATCCGGATCGGCGCCGATGTCGTCACCGGCGACATCCTGGTCGGCAAGGTCACGCCCAAGGGTGAGACCGAGCTGACCCCGGAGGAGCGCCTGCTGCGCGCGATCTTCGGTGAGAAGGCCCGTGAGGTCCGCGACACCTCGCTGAAGGTGCCGCACGGTGAGTCCGGCAAGGTCATCGGCGTTCGCGTCTTCGACCGCGAAGAGGGCGACGAGCTGCCCCCGGGCGTGAACCAGCTGGTCCGCGTCTACGTGGCGCAGAAGCGCAAGATCACCAACGGTGACAAGCTGGCCGGCCGTCACGGCAACAAGGGTGTCATCTCCAAGATCCTTCCGGTCGAGGACATGCCGTTCCTCGAGGACGGCACCCCGGTCGACATCATCCTCAACCCGCTGGGTGTCCCGTCCCGAATGAACCCGGGGCAGGTCCTGGAGATCCACCTCGGCTGGCTCGCCAAGCAGGGTTGGGACGTCTCCGGTCTCAGCGAGGAGTGGGCCCGCCGCCTGCAGGCGATCGGTGCGGACAAGGTCGAGGGCGGCACCAACCTCGCCACCCCGGTCTTCGACGGCGCCCGCGAGGACGAGATCACCGGTCTGCTGGACAACACCACCCTCACCCGTGACGGTGAGCGCCTGGTGAACTCCACCGGTAAGGCCCGGCTGTTCGACGGCCGCTCCGGCGAGCCGTTCCCGATGCCGGTCTCGGTCGGCTACATGTACATCCTCAAGCTGCACCACCTGGTCGACGACAAGCTGCACGCCCGGTCGACCGGCCCGTACTC
It includes:
- the rpoB gene encoding DNA-directed RNA polymerase subunit beta codes for the protein MAAPRNASNNSAASTAPLRVSFAKIKEPLEVPNLLALQTESFDWLLGNAAWKSRVEAALESGQDVPTKSGLEEIFEEISPIEDFSGSMSLTFRDHRFEPPKNSIDECKDRDFTFAAPLFVTAEFTNNETGEIKSQTVFMGDFPLMTHKGTFVINGTERVVVSQLVRSPGVYFDSTLDKVSDKDIFSCKVIPSRGAWLEMEIDKRDMVGVRIDRKRKQSVTVLLKALGWTNEMILEEFGEYESMRATLEKDHTQGQDDALLDIYRKLRPGEPPTREAAQTLLENLYFNPKRYDLAKVGRYKVNRKLGNAESLDSGVLTEPDIIGAIKYLVKLHAGETEWRDDEGRDIVVEVDDIDHFGNRRLRNVGELIQNQVRTGLARMERVVRERMTTQDVEAITPQTLINIRPVVASIKEFFGTSQLSQFMDQTNPLSGLTHKRRLSALGPGGLSRERAGFEVRDVHPSHYGRMCPIETPEGPNIGLIGSLASYGRVNAFGFIETPYRKVVDGIVTEQVDYLTADEEDRYVIAQANAPLTEDLHFAEPRVLVRRRGGEIDYIPGTEIDYMDVSPRQMVSVATAMIPFLEHDDANRALMGSNMMRQAVPLLRSEAPVVGTGMEYRCAVDAQDVITAEKAGVVQEVSADYVTVANDDGTYNTYRAAKFTRSNQGTAFNQKVLVDEGVRVEVGQVLADGPCTDEGEMALGKNLLVAFMSWEGHNYEDAIILSQRLVQDDVLSSIHIEEHEVDARDTKLGPEEITRDIPNVSEEVLADLDERGIIRIGADVVTGDILVGKVTPKGETELTPEERLLRAIFGEKAREVRDTSLKVPHGESGKVIGVRVFDREEGDELPPGVNQLVRVYVAQKRKITNGDKLAGRHGNKGVISKILPVEDMPFLEDGTPVDIILNPLGVPSRMNPGQVLEIHLGWLAKQGWDVSGLSEEWARRLQAIGADKVEGGTNLATPVFDGAREDEITGLLDNTTLTRDGERLVNSTGKARLFDGRSGEPFPMPVSVGYMYILKLHHLVDDKLHARSTGPYSMITQQPLGGKAQFGGQRFGEMEVWALEAYGAAYALQELLTIKSDDVLGRVKVYEAIVKGENIPEPGIPESFKVLIKEMQSLCLNVEVLSSDGSNIELRDSDEDVFRAAEELGIDLSRREPSSVEEV